The Aedes albopictus strain Foshan chromosome 2, AalbF5, whole genome shotgun sequence region TAATTGTAGTTCTAGAAAGCTCCTTCCATCAGCCCTTCCAGTTTTTTGTTATCGTTGAATTGATGGGCGGAGCCTAATTCCCAGAACATGAAGCCACACAACAACACACATTGGTGTATAAAAAGAAGCCATTTGGCGCGTAGAGGATCAGTTTTTTTTGTAAACGTCGAAAAGTTCACATCGCGAATAAACGTGAAATCGAGTAGAAATCGGATTTTTCCTTCAACCACCGAAAGAGCACCGCCTGGATCCAGATTCCACTACCAAGGCTGCcatccgctgctgctgctgacccGCTGCATTGGAATTTGATTGGAATACAGTCCACTCATCCCGTTGCTCAACGGAGCACTTTCCGGCGAGGCAACAAGCGTCTGCCCCCTCGTTCCGATCCACAGCTAGACCCCACCCGTGGTAATCTACTGTGGACACCGGTTCGATTGCACACGGGCAACCTGTTGCAAGCCAGCGTCATTCCCACCGCTGCTGGAACACCAACAAGAGATTTTGTAGTGTCCCATCGTTCCGATCCGCAAAAAGACCCTACCCGAGGCAATCTTTTGCGGACACCGGTTCGAGCGCCACACGGATTACTGCTTCATCTCTGGCCTGTTGGTTGTTGGCCAGTAACAGGAATTGACGTGTTCGTGAGGAACCCAAAACCGACGCCTTCCCACATTGTGCACCGCACATTGTTTGGTCCTGAATCGAACCGGATAGCAGCACCGGTGGCAGTGAAAGGTTTGTTCTCGCTCTGGTGGTGAATCGAAAAAGTCCGTCGAGAAGTTTCCATTCCGGTCGGTGACGTTCGCGGTCCGAAAGTTAGTTCGCGCGAGTGTCAAAAGTGAAGTGTTGAAACACGTCCGAACAAGTTTCGGACAGGACAGTTGACTGTGGTTGTGTCCCTATTTGGGACGAAGAAAAAGTGAAAGTGTGAACACGTCCGAACACGTTTCGGATAGGACAATTCAGTTGTGTGCGAGCCCTGTTCGGGCTGGAAAAGACAGTTGAGTTGTGTTTGTGAGTAGTATTTGTGCTTAAGAAAAAAGTGAGTGATGTCGATGAAGCACACGCCCCAAAAAAGTGCTACCGACAAAATGGCCGAGCTGAAGACGCTCGTGCATCTCCGTGGCCAAGCGAAGGCCAAGGTGACCCGGATCCGAAAAACCATTGAAGAGGTTTCGGAAGCCGGCATCGTACAGTTTACGCTACCGCAGTTGAAGGTGTATTCCCGGAATTTGGAGGCCCACTTCCAAGAGTACCTCCATTTCCACCACCAAATAACCGCATTGCTGCCTCCGGAGAAGCTGGACGACAACGATGCAACGTATCTCCAGTTCGAAGACCAGCACACCGAAACCGCTATGCTGGTCGAAACCCTGATCCAGTCCGCTACCCCGCAACCTCCTGTTCCATCTGTAGTGCCCGCGTCCGGTGCCTATCCGGCGCAGATTATAGTGCAGCAGCAACCGCTTCCGGTTCCGATACCGTCATTTGATGGCAAACCGGAGAATTGGCCACGATTCCAGCAGGTGTTTTCCGACATCATGGCCAGATCCAGAGATTCGGATGCGGTCAAGCTGCATCACCTCGAAAGGGCACTAGCAGGTGGTTCTGCCGCAAAGATCATCGACCCAAAAACACTCAGCGACGGAAATTTCACCCACGCCTGGGAGCTGCTGCTTGACGTTTACGAGGATGAGCGGAAGGCGGTAGACTCTCACATCCATGGCTTGTTGGGTCTAAAGCGGATGAACAAGGAATGCTCCAAGCAAATGAGAGATCTTTTGAACGAGGTAACCCGCCATGTCGAAGGATTGAAGTTGCTGAACCAGAACCTGGATGGTGTTTCCGAGCGAtttgtcgtcgtcgtcctttCCGATGCTTTCGACCCCGAGACGAGGAAACAGTGGGAGGGAACCATTCCCCACAAGGAGATCCCGACCTACGAAGATACCGTGATATTCCTGAAGGAGCGCTGTTCGTTGTTGGAGCGCTGCGAAGCCAGCCACCCGAAGTCGTTGTCCGACAAGGAGTCCAACCAGAAGTCCATCTCGAAGCCCCCACCGGCGAAGTCGTTCGCTATGGCTACACCCCTAGCTAATAGTGAGGCGACATGCGAGATCTGCAGTGCGAATCATCCCAACTACAAGTGCGACAGGTTTGTTTCCTTGACGGTACCCCAACGTAGAGTTAAGGTAAGAGAACTCAATCTATGTTTCAATTGTTTGCGGAAGGGACACCCTGCCTTGAAGTGCCCTTCCACTAAATCATGCCAGGAGTGTCAAGGAAGACACAATACCCTGCTTCACGAGCCCAAGCCCGAGCCAAAGCCCGTAATTGAGGACCCCCAGCAAGAATCCGCCCCAGTTGTTGAAAGTGCCAATGTTTCCCCTCCGATTGAAAGTTCCTCGTCGTTGTCCAGTTCGGTCCACAATGTTCCCCGGTCAGATAGTACGTTGTTGCTTACGGCCATGGTTGATGTCCTAGACAGCCATGGAAACCCCCACCCTTGCCGTGCATTCCTCGATTGTGGTTCCCAACCTCATTTGGTTTCCTGTTCATTTGTGGAGTCTCTGGGAATCGAACGAGTACCTACCCATGTTGAAGTTTTCGGAGCTACCGGTAAACGATCGGTACTAAACCAGAA contains the following coding sequences:
- the LOC134286590 gene encoding uncharacterized protein LOC134286590, whose translation is MAELKTLVHLRGQAKAKVTRIRKTIEEVSEAGIVQFTLPQLKVYSRNLEAHFQEYLHFHHQITALLPPEKLDDNDATYLQFEDQHTETAMLVETLIQSATPQPPVPSVVPASGAYPAQIIVQQQPLPVPIPSFDGKPENWPRFQQVFSDIMARSRDSDAVKLHHLERALAGGSAAKIIDPKTLSDGNFTHAWELLLDVYEDERKAVDSHIHGLLGLKRMNKECSKQMRDLLNEVTRHVEGLKLLNQNLDGVSERFVVVVLSDAFDPETRKQWEGTIPHKEIPTYEDTVIFLKERCSLLERCEASHPKSLSDKESNQKSISKPPPAKSFAMATPLANSEATCEICSANHPNYKCDRFVSLTVPQRRVKVRELNLCFNCLRKGHPALKCPSTKSCQECQGRHNTLLHEPKPEPKPVIEDPQQESAPVVESANVSPPIESSSSLSSSVHNVPRSDSTLLLTAMVDVLDSHGNPHPCRAFLDCGSQPHLVSCSFVESLGIERVPTHVEVFGATGKRSVLNQKVNIVFRSRSMDYQAQIECLVTDVVTGPLPARKLDPQSWNIPSCLTLADPSFHTPGEVSLLIGVKLFFHLMLPGQLMLGDRLPVLKETRLGWVVAGGDENEDANQHCYTTTLRPMKEDIVKSADTVDAKGIVFQDQQMVQSEDSFGWFPSAV